One window of the Anopheles cruzii chromosome 2, idAnoCruzAS_RS32_06, whole genome shotgun sequence genome contains the following:
- the LOC128278949 gene encoding aminopeptidase Ey-like — translation MPSFQWVALRLLVPLLFVGSEYTVAQFTTVSQAPRSTIGGVASRPERLDRNRLNLIERTIGRSWSARDSEQYRLPNDTIPEAYVLELRSGGVHLGDFNYNGRVSVRIRALRTTRSIVLHSSGSRITGVRLQNSDQLHLPIDPYVADPETETITITTSTQLLQGAVYQLIIDFESVLRDDVVGFYRITYPADEVTGGVRYGAVTQFQAVHARSAFPCYDEPGLRAPFTISIESGFDTKVYSNMPVASIKIIGNGIKQTRFRTTPSMPTYLVAFAIIDGFASDRVMLVDSQAPSINMELLAPESSSASARSFGLNRGAEVIRVLERHFNQTYDLPKLDQLAVPNMYFAAMENWGLVTYAEPFLLYDESTGTNRDKENVIATIVHEFVHQFLGNLLTPHWWSDLFLSEGFATFYEYYLSAEVEPNIRFKDAFTVEALQTALLVDSASTIRPLSYWIDKPADIERMFDIISYQKGGSVLRMIHHALGERAFLKGVRHYIQNNKGRSVTPDDLFESLQFAAAEDVALPLSLDVATIMHPWVYQPGYPLVTVHYQSGELVFRQERYTTNVDEDSAGDRSTWWIPITYQVLLEGATPSTDQLWLPQGTSQASILDVALPDGASILVNPQQTGYYRVNYDTDLWLRLIRQMTVYPVALPAASRGQLLDDGCKLYFSDRLDASIFFSLLQYTGAEVDSIPWRVALSNDNLGALRNALVPVASYFDAFARFIMAQISNIFEQLKFDDIPGEPHEFQQLRSTVIEWSCRMGVVACRTEALTRMLSDFSNTVAVPDYLKESVYCGGMVSATLTDLTSILTRMQEATNRAERSQLIAALGCAENADFHDTFLRSLFENESSYLPGEWYEVLTSVYSKSAVGFAAFNRWLTNYPLDILPRFGTDPAFANIVVEVTQREDNVELHYEVSSEWDEHST, via the exons ATGCCATCCTTTCAGTGGGTAGCCCTTCGGTTACTTGTGCCGCTGTTGTTCGTCGGAAGTGAGTATACTGTGGCACAGTTTACTACAGTGTCACAAGCTCCGCGCAGTACGATCGGTGGCGTTGCCAGTCGTCCTGAGCGGCTGGACCGCAATCGGCTCAACCTCATCGAACGCACGATCGGCAGAAGCTGGTCAGCTCGTGATTCGGAGCAGTATCGACTGCCGAACGATACAATACCGGAAGCATACGTGCTGGAGCTGCGATCCGGCGGCGTCCACCTTGGAGACTTCAATTACAACGGTAGAGTTTCGGTGCGGATCCGTGCTCTGCGCACCACTCGCTCGATCGTTCTGCATTCCAGCGGAAGTCGTATAACAGGTGTGAGGCTACAGAACTCCGATCAGCTTCATCTGCCAATCGACCCGTACGTGGCGGATCCTGAGACGGAAACGATTACAATCACTACCAGTACTCAGTTGCTGCAAGGAGCCGTTTACCAGCTAATAATAGACTTTGAAAGTGTGCTCCGGGACGATGTCGTTGGTTTTTACCGCATCACCTACCCTGCTGATGAAGTGACCGGTGGCGTGCGTTATGGAGCCGTGACTCAGTTTCAAGCCGTCCATGCTCGAAGTGCGTTTCCTTGCTACGACGAACCCGGCCTGCGGGCACCGTTCACGATCTCCATTGAAAGTGGTTTCGACACGAAAGTGTACTCCAACATGCCGGTGGCATCGATTAAAATCAT CGGCAATGGTATTAAACAAACGCGCTTCCGAACGACGCCAAGCATGCCAACCTATCTAGTGGCATTCGCCATCATCGACGGATTTGCTAGCGACCGAGTGATGCTGGTGGACTCGCAGGCACCTAGCATCAACATGGAGCTTCTGGCACCGGAGTCTTCGTCCGCTAGTGCCCGTTCGTTTGGATTGAATCGCGGAGCCGAAGTTATTCGGGTCCTGGAACGTCACTTCAACCAAACGTACGACCTCCCAAAGCTGGACCAGCTGGCCGTGCCCAATATGTACTTTGCCGCTATGGAAAATTGGGGACTTGTCACCTATGCCGAGCCGTTCTTGTTGTACGATGAGTCAACCGGCACGAACCGCGATAAGGAGAACGTCATCGCAACGATTGTGCATGAGTTCGTCCACCAGTTTTTGGGCAATCTCCTCACACCCCactggtggtcggatttgtTTCTCAGCGAGGGGTTTGCCACATTCTACGAGTACTATCTGAGTGCTGAG GTGGAGCCCAACATTCGCTTCAAAGACGCCTTTACAGTTGAGGCTCTGCAGACGGCACTGCTGGTGGACAGCGCCAGCACCATTCGCCCTCTGTCGTACTGGATTGACAAGCCTGCCGATATCGAGCGTATGTTTGACATCATTTCCTACCAAAAGGGTGGCAGCGTTTTGCGGATGATTCACCATGCGCTCGGCGAACGTGCCTTCCTCAAGGGTGTGCGCCATTACATACAAAACAA CAAGGGGCGATCGGTTACACCGGACGATCTGTTCGAATCCTTGCAGTTCGCCGCAGCGGAAGATGTGGCACTTCCGCTCAGCCTCGACGTAGCGACCATAATGCATCCCTGGGTTTACCAACCGGGGTATCCTCTCGTGACGGTTCACTACCAATCCGGAGAGCTCGTCTTCCGGCAGGAGCGTTACACTACGAATGTCGACGAGGACAGTGCGGGTGATCGTAGCACTTGGTGGATTCCCATCACCTACCAAGTGTTGCTGGAGGGTGCTACGCCCAGCACCGACCAGCTGTGGTTACCCCAAGGAACCTCTCAAGCGTCGATCCTGGACGTTGCTCTACCTGACGGTGCCTCGATTCTTGTTAATCCTCAGCAAACTGGCTACTACCGAGTGAACTACGATACAGACCTTTGGCTTCGTCTCATTCGGCAAATGACCGTCTACCCTGTGGCACTACCGGCAGCATCACGTGGCCAGCTACTGGACGATGGTTGCAAGCTCTATTTCAGTGACCGCCTAGATGCCTCAATTTTCTTCAGTTTGCTCCAATACACCGGAGCCGAGGTCGACTCCATTCCGTGGAGGGTAGCGTTGTCAAACGACAATCTTGGGGCGCTACGAAACGCCCTCGTACCCGTTGCGTCATATTTTGACGCCTTTGCG CGTTTCATCATGGCTCAAATCAGCAACATTTTTGAGCAACTAAAGTTTGATGACATCCCCGGGGAACCGCACGAATTCCAGCAGCTTCGAAGCACCGTTATCGAATGGAGCTGCCGGATGGGAGTGGTCGCCTGTCGAACGGAGGCACTTACTAGGATGCTTAGCGACTTTAGTAACACCGTTGCAGTACCCGACTACCTCAAGGAAAGTGTCTACTGCGGTGGAATGGTGTCTGCAACGCTTACGGACCTAACCAGCATTCTGACCCGAATGCAAGAGGCAACGAATCGCGCGGAACGGTCACAACTAATCGCGGCACTTGGCTGTGCGGAAAATGCCGACTTCCATGACACGTTCCTTCGATCTTTGTTCGAAAACGAGTCGAGCTACTTGCCTGGAGAGTGGTACGAAGTACTAACATCTGTCTACTCAAAGTCGGCTGTCGGGTTTGCAGCGTTCAATCGGTGGTTGACAAACTATCCCCTAGACATATTGCCAAG ATTTGGTACCGATCCAGCCTTTGCAAACATCGTGGTTGAAGTCACCCAACGCGAAGACAATGTGGAGCTACATTATGAGGTGAGCAGCGAATGGGATGAACATAGTACTTAA